A portion of the Sphingobacterium spiritivorum genome contains these proteins:
- a CDS encoding SusD/RagB family nutrient-binding outer membrane lipoprotein produces the protein MKKNTIKIYGLLVVAGLLGMTACTKDFVDINTDPVNSGPTTFNPNFNFTTSQLTYTGSTDFAYETWRGNLIYSGTMIQGLSSVVSYWAGDKYMLTPWYTSAYWERAYAEQVKPIVDVIELTRDKPQYKNLHNVARIWKSLIFARITDLYGDVPYSEAGKGYYQNNLSAKYDKQQEIYMSMLKEVEEAMAALDANADQVTGDVIYKSDLEKWKRFGNSLILRLAMRLTKVDETTAKAYAEKVVGKTLQSNADNAFLKHDLSGARVTQNRNAQVLLGDGGQEHYYVKWSDTFINALKSANDPRINVAVTKFFLTPNELDDNGNKKQNPNYVTDPAVQKGMPNGKDLNSNPLYAISSHPSYTSFPEYSSPHPGMIKRDGITFILTYAESELLLAEAAQRWGIGGSAATHYKNAVKAGITFLGQYDAALTISDADAETYATSHPLTGGLAQIGQQYWIHQNTALNFYESWFNWRRTGYPNLTPVVYPGNATGGTIPRRFPYPVAEEAGSNSAYYKAASAAVPGGDNLSGRVWWDKQ, from the coding sequence ATGAAAAAGAACACAATAAAAATATATGGTCTTTTGGTTGTAGCCGGACTTTTGGGAATGACAGCCTGTACCAAAGATTTTGTGGATATTAATACGGATCCTGTTAATAGCGGGCCGACAACTTTTAATCCTAATTTCAATTTTACCACTTCACAGTTGACGTATACAGGAAGTACAGACTTTGCTTATGAGACCTGGCGTGGTAATCTTATCTACTCAGGTACCATGATACAGGGACTTTCATCAGTGGTCAGCTATTGGGCGGGAGATAAATACATGCTTACTCCCTGGTATACTTCGGCTTATTGGGAAAGGGCTTATGCTGAACAGGTAAAACCGATAGTGGATGTAATCGAACTGACTCGTGATAAACCACAATATAAGAATCTGCATAACGTAGCACGTATCTGGAAATCCCTTATTTTTGCCCGGATCACAGATCTGTATGGAGATGTTCCTTATTCCGAAGCCGGTAAGGGTTACTATCAGAATAATCTGTCTGCCAAATACGATAAACAGCAGGAAATATATATGAGTATGCTGAAAGAGGTGGAAGAAGCTATGGCCGCATTAGACGCCAATGCAGATCAGGTAACAGGTGATGTGATCTATAAAAGTGACCTCGAAAAGTGGAAACGCTTTGGAAACTCCCTGATTTTACGATTAGCTATGCGTCTGACTAAAGTGGACGAGACAACTGCCAAAGCATACGCCGAGAAAGTGGTTGGTAAAACCCTTCAAAGCAATGCGGATAATGCTTTTTTGAAGCATGATCTCAGTGGTGCACGTGTGACACAGAACCGTAATGCTCAGGTATTATTGGGCGACGGCGGACAGGAACATTATTATGTGAAATGGTCGGATACCTTTATCAATGCCTTGAAGAGTGCAAATGATCCGCGTATAAATGTAGCCGTTACTAAATTTTTCCTTACTCCAAATGAACTGGATGATAATGGAAATAAAAAACAAAACCCAAATTACGTGACCGACCCTGCGGTTCAGAAAGGTATGCCAAACGGGAAAGATCTGAATAGTAATCCTTTGTATGCGATCAGTTCGCATCCTTCCTACACCAGTTTTCCGGAATATTCGTCACCACATCCGGGAATGATTAAAAGAGATGGAATTACATTTATTCTGACCTATGCGGAGAGTGAGCTTTTGTTAGCTGAGGCTGCACAGCGATGGGGGATAGGAGGTTCGGCTGCTACTCATTATAAAAATGCCGTAAAAGCCGGTATTACATTCTTAGGTCAGTATGATGCTGCATTAACAATAAGTGATGCGGATGCCGAGACCTATGCTACTTCACATCCGCTGACAGGCGGACTGGCTCAGATTGGTCAGCAATACTGGATTCATCAAAATACAGCACTGAATTTTTATGAATCATGGTTCAACTGGAGAAGAACCGGATATCCGAATCTGACACCGGTTGTGTATCCGGGAAATGCAACAGGCGGTACGATACCACGTCGTTTTCCTTATCCGGTAGCGGAAGAAGCAGGATCTAATAGTGCTTACTATAAAGCTGCGTCTGCTGCTGTTCCGGGAGGAGATAATCTATCCGGACGTGTATGGTGGGATAAACAATAA
- a CDS encoding efflux RND transporter permease subunit → MLKKIIDRPVMATVISVVLLILGIIGLLRLPVTRFPDISPPTVMVSGSYPGGNSEAVIRSVVTPLEEQINGVENMEYIKSSASNDGSFSISIIFKQGVNADQAAVNVQNRVQQATPILPEEVIRMGLTTSKQQNSMIMIFNVYTEDNSKYDELFLQNYVNINVLPQIKRVPGVGQAQVFGIKDYSMRVWLNPQKMAAYGLIPADINQAISSQSIEAAPGKLGEESDAALEYVMRYKGKKNQTEEYENIIVKRNGTELVRLRDVARIEFGSINYSGNSTSNGKNAVTVAILQTTGSNANDIEIGVRDVLTDASKTFPPGVKYVNLMSTKERLDEATGQVKSTLIEAFILVFLVVFLFLQDFRSTIIPAIAVPVAIVGTFFFLLVFGFTINVLTLFALVLAIGIVVDDAIVVVEAVHSKMEGTNLTGKEATHSAMGEITGAVISITLVMSAVFIPIGFMTGSSGIFYKQFAYTLAIAIIISAVNALTLTPALCAILLKNNHAEGHSESTAKAGFKKRFFTAFNAGFDNLTGKYITGLKFLTAKKWLGAGFIVLITAVAGWLMMSTPKSFVPMEDDGFIIYNLSMPPGTALDRTTATAERIDAILEKTESVETSSTITGFNILSNSASPAYAMGFIKLKPKKERGQIQDIDEIMGILSGQFAAIKEGTVMAFRSPPVDGYGVTGGAEIVLQDKAGKSPEALKKMADQVMGEIMQQPGVQYAYTTFRADFPQLEIEVDEDKAQQMGVQINSMMSTIQSYFAGDQSLNFTRFGKFYRVNVKADGVFRMDEDAFNEIFVRNDQNQMVPVKAMVVLKKVYGPESLSRYNLFNALTISVVPVPGVSSGQVMDNLEKNVLGKLPSDYGYEWTGLSLEEKSAGNQTVIILTLCLLFVYFLLAAQYESYLLPLSVLLSIPTGIIGAFASIKAIGLDNNIYVQVGLIMLVGLLAKNAILIVEFAVQRRAAGSSIKDSAIDGARSRLRPIIMTSLAFIVGMIPLMVATGGSAMGNRSISTGAAIGMLTGVIFGVFVIPLLYMLFQYLQEKVSGKNKTNQQVQNIE, encoded by the coding sequence ATGTTAAAAAAGATCATAGACAGGCCAGTAATGGCCACCGTAATTTCCGTAGTATTATTGATACTCGGTATTATCGGTTTATTAAGACTGCCCGTTACCCGTTTTCCGGATATTTCTCCACCCACCGTTATGGTGTCAGGAAGCTATCCCGGCGGAAACAGTGAGGCCGTGATCCGTTCGGTGGTGACCCCATTGGAAGAACAGATAAATGGTGTTGAAAATATGGAATACATTAAGTCCAGCGCCAGTAATGACGGATCATTTTCCATTTCTATTATTTTCAAACAGGGTGTTAATGCTGACCAGGCTGCGGTGAATGTACAAAACAGAGTGCAGCAGGCCACACCTATACTTCCTGAAGAGGTGATCCGTATGGGACTTACCACTTCCAAACAGCAAAACAGTATGATCATGATCTTCAACGTATATACCGAAGATAACAGTAAATACGATGAACTCTTTTTGCAAAATTATGTCAATATCAACGTACTTCCCCAGATTAAACGGGTACCGGGGGTAGGACAGGCGCAAGTATTTGGTATCAAGGATTATTCTATGCGCGTATGGCTGAATCCACAAAAAATGGCGGCTTACGGATTGATCCCTGCTGATATCAATCAGGCAATTTCCAGCCAGAGTATAGAAGCTGCTCCCGGAAAATTAGGAGAAGAGTCTGATGCTGCTTTGGAATATGTAATGCGTTACAAAGGTAAAAAGAACCAGACGGAAGAATATGAGAATATTATTGTCAAAAGAAATGGGACAGAGCTTGTAAGGCTGAGAGATGTGGCACGTATAGAATTCGGATCGATCAATTATAGCGGAAATTCAACATCTAACGGTAAAAATGCCGTGACGGTAGCCATTCTGCAGACGACCGGATCCAATGCCAATGATATTGAAATCGGTGTAAGAGATGTGCTTACCGATGCTTCGAAAACATTTCCTCCAGGAGTAAAATATGTGAATCTGATGAGTACAAAAGAGCGCCTGGATGAAGCTACAGGGCAGGTCAAGTCAACACTGATCGAAGCCTTTATACTGGTGTTTCTTGTCGTATTTCTATTTCTTCAGGATTTCAGATCTACTATTATTCCAGCTATTGCGGTACCGGTCGCTATTGTAGGTACATTCTTTTTCCTTCTTGTATTTGGATTTACGATCAATGTACTGACACTCTTTGCTCTGGTGCTCGCCATTGGTATTGTTGTCGATGATGCTATTGTGGTGGTCGAAGCGGTACACAGTAAGATGGAGGGAACTAATCTGACTGGTAAAGAAGCTACGCACAGTGCAATGGGTGAAATTACGGGTGCTGTTATCTCGATCACACTTGTGATGTCCGCAGTATTTATTCCGATTGGATTTATGACCGGTTCATCAGGTATATTTTATAAGCAGTTTGCATATACATTAGCGATTGCAATTATTATATCAGCAGTCAATGCATTGACCCTTACACCCGCCTTATGTGCAATATTGCTGAAAAATAATCATGCAGAAGGACATTCGGAATCAACTGCAAAAGCCGGATTCAAAAAACGATTCTTTACAGCATTTAACGCCGGATTTGATAACCTTACTGGGAAATATATAACAGGTCTGAAATTTCTGACGGCAAAAAAATGGCTGGGTGCAGGATTCATTGTACTTATCACTGCAGTAGCCGGATGGTTAATGATGAGTACGCCAAAAAGTTTTGTTCCGATGGAAGATGATGGATTTATCATCTATAATTTAAGTATGCCCCCGGGAACCGCTTTGGACAGAACCACAGCGACAGCTGAAAGAATAGATGCTATTCTGGAAAAAACAGAATCTGTCGAGACAAGCTCAACGATTACCGGATTTAACATTCTGTCCAATAGTGCCAGTCCGGCATATGCTATGGGATTTATCAAGCTGAAACCTAAAAAAGAGCGTGGTCAGATACAGGATATAGATGAGATCATGGGCATCCTGTCCGGACAATTTGCAGCCATCAAAGAAGGTACAGTAATGGCCTTCAGAAGTCCGCCGGTTGACGGCTACGGTGTTACCGGAGGAGCAGAGATTGTTCTGCAGGACAAAGCTGGCAAATCTCCGGAAGCCCTCAAAAAGATGGCGGATCAGGTCATGGGAGAGATTATGCAACAGCCGGGTGTTCAGTATGCTTACACCACGTTCAGAGCCGATTTTCCACAGTTGGAAATCGAAGTTGACGAAGATAAAGCACAGCAGATGGGCGTACAGATCAATAGCATGATGAGTACGATACAATCTTATTTTGCCGGTGATCAGTCCCTGAATTTTACAAGATTCGGTAAATTCTATAGAGTCAATGTAAAAGCAGATGGCGTATTCAGAATGGACGAAGATGCCTTCAATGAAATATTTGTGCGTAATGACCAGAATCAGATGGTTCCGGTGAAAGCAATGGTAGTACTCAAAAAAGTATATGGTCCGGAATCTTTATCCAGATATAATCTCTTTAATGCACTGACCATTAGTGTCGTTCCTGTGCCGGGAGTAAGTAGCGGACAAGTTATGGACAATCTGGAAAAGAATGTACTCGGTAAACTGCCTTCTGATTATGGATATGAATGGACAGGTCTGAGTCTGGAAGAGAAATCTGCCGGAAATCAAACTGTCATTATTCTGACCCTCTGTCTGCTGTTTGTATATTTCCTGCTGGCAGCCCAATACGAAAGCTATCTTTTGCCACTATCTGTATTGCTATCCATACCTACAGGTATTATAGGAGCCTTTGCTTCCATAAAAGCCATCGGACTGGATAACAATATCTATGTTCAGGTTGGTCTGATTATGTTGGTCGGACTTCTTGCCAAGAATGCTATTCTTATCGTCGAATTTGCTGTGCAAAGGAGAGCTGCGGGATCTTCTATCAAAGATTCTGCTATAGACGGTGCACGATCCAGGTTGAGACCGATAATCATGACATCACTGGCCTTTATAGTGGGAATGATTCCACTGATGGTAGCCACCGGAGGTTCAGCAATGGGTAACCGATCCATCAGTACCGGTGCAGCTATCGGGATGCTGACAGGAGTTATTTTCGGAGTATTCGTAATTCCATTGTTGTATATGCTGTTTCAATATCTGCAGGAAAAAGTTTCAGGGAAAAATAAAACAAACCAACAAGTACAAAATATAGAGTAA
- a CDS encoding efflux RND transporter periplasmic adaptor subunit: MVKQEFIFRSTFNRLIPIAALVFILGSCTGNQQEENYGEQAVDADFITLATGTTNLIKTYPGTIEGTVNVDVRAQVSGYLETIFVQEGDYVTKGQALFKIKGDVFSEQVNNSEASLKAAIAAQANARIELDKIRPLVQGKVVSELQLQTAQAQYDAATAQVAQAKSALGSSRINADFAVIKAPVSGYIGRIPNRVGNLVTPTDASPLTTLSEINNVFVYFSLSEAEFIDFTKARKNDEGMNTVEIIMADGTVYGHKGRVEVASGNIDRATGSIALKAVFPNPEKVLRSGGAGRIVLTRKIDEAISVPMASVKDIQDRFFVFALTDSSKVAMRPIEISGRSGQNYIVRSGVKPGDKIAVNRIDMLAEGVKVTPVSVAADSLAH, from the coding sequence ATGGTAAAGCAGGAATTTATTTTCAGAAGCACTTTTAATCGTTTGATCCCAATCGCTGCACTCGTTTTTATATTAGGCTCTTGTACGGGTAATCAGCAAGAGGAAAACTATGGCGAGCAAGCTGTAGATGCCGATTTTATAACATTAGCAACAGGAACCACCAATCTTATCAAGACTTATCCGGGTACTATTGAAGGAACTGTTAATGTGGATGTGAGAGCACAGGTGTCCGGTTATCTGGAAACTATTTTTGTGCAGGAAGGAGATTATGTCACTAAAGGACAGGCTTTATTCAAAATAAAAGGAGATGTATTCAGTGAACAGGTCAATAATAGTGAGGCATCCTTAAAGGCAGCCATTGCTGCACAGGCGAATGCCAGAATCGAACTTGACAAAATCAGACCACTGGTACAGGGAAAAGTTGTTTCCGAATTACAGCTTCAGACTGCACAGGCGCAGTATGATGCAGCGACCGCACAGGTTGCACAGGCCAAATCGGCCTTGGGATCTTCCCGCATAAACGCAGACTTTGCAGTTATCAAAGCACCTGTGAGTGGTTATATCGGAAGGATTCCAAACAGAGTGGGTAATCTGGTAACACCTACAGATGCTTCTCCGTTAACGACCTTGTCTGAAATCAATAATGTATTTGTCTATTTCTCATTGAGTGAAGCTGAATTTATAGATTTTACAAAAGCCAGAAAGAATGATGAGGGCATGAATACCGTTGAAATCATCATGGCGGATGGTACAGTATACGGGCACAAAGGCAGAGTAGAAGTGGCGAGTGGTAATATCGATCGTGCGACAGGTTCCATTGCGCTGAAAGCTGTATTCCCCAATCCGGAAAAAGTACTTCGCTCAGGCGGTGCAGGCAGAATCGTACTTACCCGAAAGATAGACGAAGCGATAAGTGTACCTATGGCAAGTGTAAAAGATATACAGGATAGATTTTTTGTGTTTGCACTTACAGACAGCAGTAAGGTGGCTATGAGACCTATTGAGATTTCCGGCCGCTCAGGACAAAATTATATTGTCAGATCCGGTGTAAAACCCGGCGATAAAATAGCAGTCAATCGCATAGATATGCTTGCGGAAGGAGTTAAAGTAACTCCTGTTAGTGTTGCAGCAGACTCGTTGGCTCATTAA
- a CDS encoding LytR/AlgR family response regulator transcription factor, whose product MIDKIVIVEDEKLNADRLKRLIHTIRPDACVLAVLDSVSDAVVWFSKNGMPDLVMMDIRLSDGVSFDIFERVKIDCFIIFTTAYDEYAVQAFKYNSVDYLLKPIEQEELEVAFRKTEMYNSINTNHLSIERLLHYIQPKEYRTRFLLPFRDGYKTVLVSDVKCIYVELKAIKARLRNGTDILLSQSMEELEQQLDPRLFFRANRQFIVHIDAVQQVVNYFNGKLKVILNGIDMEVIVSREKAVVFKEWLDS is encoded by the coding sequence ATGATCGATAAGATAGTAATAGTCGAAGACGAAAAACTCAATGCAGATCGCCTTAAGCGTTTGATCCATACCATACGACCCGATGCCTGTGTATTGGCCGTATTGGACAGTGTAAGTGATGCGGTAGTCTGGTTTTCTAAAAACGGAATGCCGGATCTGGTGATGATGGACATCCGGCTGTCTGACGGTGTGAGCTTTGATATTTTTGAACGGGTGAAGATCGATTGCTTCATTATCTTCACTACTGCTTATGATGAATATGCCGTCCAGGCTTTTAAATATAACAGTGTTGATTACCTGCTCAAACCAATCGAACAGGAGGAACTTGAAGTAGCTTTCAGGAAAACAGAAATGTATAATTCCATCAATACCAACCATCTTTCGATAGAACGCTTATTACATTATATCCAGCCAAAAGAATACAGAACAAGATTTTTACTTCCCTTCCGAGATGGCTACAAAACAGTATTGGTAAGTGACGTCAAATGTATCTATGTGGAACTGAAAGCGATAAAGGCCCGTCTCCGAAACGGAACGGATATTTTACTCTCGCAAAGTATGGAGGAGCTGGAGCAACAGCTTGATCCCCGTCTGTTTTTCAGAGCCAACCGGCAGTTTATTGTCCATATTGATGCTGTACAGCAAGTGGTCAATTACTTCAACGGTAAACTTAAAGTGATATTAAACGGTATCGATATGGAGGTTATCGTTAGCCGGGAAAAGGCTGTCGTATTCAAAGAATGGCTTGACTCTTAA
- a CDS encoding DNA gyrase/topoisomerase IV subunit A translates to MSDETNYNNDNPEELTPQENEQTSNTIPITGLYENWFLDYASYVILDRAVPHINDGFKPVQRRILHSLKEMDDGRYNKAANVIGNTMKYHPHGDASIGDAMVQLGQKNLLIDCQGNWGDPTTGDSAAAPRYIEGRLSKFAIEVAFNPETTEWQLSYDGRNKEPVTLPVKFPLLLAQGAEGIAVGLATKIMPHNFNELIDGSIQVLNGERPNILPDFLTGGMADCSAYNEGQRGGKIRVRAKIEERDKKTLAITEIPFGTTTGGLIESVVAANDKGKIKIKKIEDNTAENVEIIVHLAPGISPDVTIDALYAFTACEVSISPNTCVIKNDRPHFMSVNDVLIENTKNTKNLLKQELEIKLHDLHEKIFFSTLLKIFIQEGMYKHPDYENSGDFDTVVQVLNELFTPFFHLFYRPIEPEDYKRLIDKPMSSITRFDVKKADEQMAALEEEIKNVKRHLRQLTEYAIAWFERLRDKYGKGRERRTELRAFDKVEATQVALANAKLYVNREEGFIGTGMKKDEFVSDCSDIDDIIVFRGDGKYVVTKIQDKVFVGKDIIHVAVFKKGDERTIYNAVYKEGGTGTSYVKRFAVVGVTRDKEYDVSKGSKGSKILYFTANPNGEAEIINVQLKPHSKLRKLTFDLDLAEIAIKGRASQGNIVSKYPVKKISFKSAGVSTLAGRKIWYDEILKRLNVDERGKYLGEFDGEDKILVVLSDGSYELSNFDLSNHFDEKMIRIEKFYPDHVYSAIHQDGKSGTTYVKRFTFDDLPIGKRMTLINDEPGSKLIVLTNAAVPVVKLELLKGKSQTEEVLEQSLTEIIDVKGIKAQGNRLSFHNIRKIELITPEEDLTLIKEKAANEAVAQATGEEAKSDESGNVEASDDKGTSADSGIKLEITNPDDIQIDDKGQMGLF, encoded by the coding sequence ATGAGCGACGAAACGAATTACAACAACGATAATCCGGAAGAACTTACACCCCAAGAAAACGAACAGACAAGTAATACGATTCCTATTACCGGTTTATATGAGAACTGGTTTTTGGATTATGCTTCTTATGTGATCCTGGATCGTGCGGTTCCCCATATTAATGACGGCTTCAAGCCTGTGCAGCGACGCATCCTTCACTCACTGAAAGAGATGGATGACGGACGGTATAATAAGGCGGCCAATGTCATAGGTAATACGATGAAGTACCATCCTCACGGAGATGCTTCTATCGGAGATGCTATGGTACAATTGGGTCAAAAAAATTTACTGATCGACTGTCAGGGTAACTGGGGTGATCCGACTACAGGTGATTCGGCAGCAGCTCCGCGTTATATCGAAGGAAGGCTATCGAAGTTTGCTATTGAAGTTGCTTTCAATCCCGAAACTACCGAATGGCAGCTCAGCTATGACGGTCGTAACAAAGAACCAGTCACATTGCCGGTCAAATTTCCATTGCTGCTGGCACAGGGGGCTGAAGGTATCGCAGTAGGTCTGGCGACCAAGATCATGCCGCACAACTTCAACGAGCTGATCGATGGTTCTATACAGGTCCTGAATGGGGAACGTCCCAATATATTGCCTGATTTCCTTACAGGAGGTATGGCAGATTGTTCGGCTTATAACGAGGGACAACGCGGAGGTAAAATACGGGTACGTGCCAAAATTGAGGAACGGGACAAAAAAACTCTTGCCATCACAGAAATCCCGTTTGGTACAACTACGGGAGGTCTTATTGAAAGTGTCGTCGCCGCCAATGACAAAGGAAAGATCAAGATTAAAAAAATCGAAGACAATACAGCCGAAAATGTAGAAATCATTGTTCACCTTGCTCCCGGAATTTCTCCGGATGTGACCATAGACGCTCTGTATGCATTCACAGCCTGCGAAGTTTCGATCTCTCCCAACACATGTGTCATCAAAAACGACAGACCTCATTTTATGAGTGTCAACGATGTACTCATTGAAAATACAAAAAACACAAAAAACCTGTTGAAACAGGAGCTGGAGATTAAGTTGCATGATCTGCATGAAAAGATTTTCTTCAGCACCCTATTGAAAATATTTATTCAGGAGGGCATGTACAAGCATCCTGATTATGAAAACTCCGGGGATTTTGATACCGTTGTTCAGGTATTGAATGAACTGTTCACACCATTTTTCCACCTCTTCTACCGTCCTATCGAACCGGAGGATTATAAGCGTCTGATCGACAAACCGATGAGTAGCATTACCCGTTTTGACGTAAAGAAAGCGGACGAACAGATGGCAGCACTGGAGGAAGAAATCAAAAATGTAAAACGTCACCTTCGGCAACTGACGGAATATGCCATAGCCTGGTTCGAAAGACTGCGTGATAAATATGGTAAAGGCCGGGAGCGCCGGACCGAACTTCGTGCTTTTGATAAGGTAGAAGCGACACAGGTAGCACTGGCAAATGCTAAATTATATGTCAACCGTGAAGAAGGATTTATCGGTACAGGCATGAAAAAAGATGAATTCGTAAGTGACTGTTCCGATATCGATGATATCATCGTATTCCGCGGAGATGGCAAATATGTGGTCACAAAGATTCAGGACAAGGTTTTTGTTGGTAAAGATATTATTCACGTGGCGGTCTTCAAAAAAGGAGATGAGCGCACCATCTACAATGCGGTATACAAAGAAGGTGGGACAGGTACCAGCTATGTAAAACGATTTGCAGTAGTAGGTGTAACCCGTGATAAGGAGTATGATGTATCGAAAGGATCGAAAGGATCTAAAATATTATATTTCACGGCTAACCCTAATGGTGAAGCTGAGATAATCAATGTACAGTTAAAACCACATTCTAAGCTTCGTAAGCTGACATTTGATTTAGATCTGGCTGAAATTGCAATCAAAGGAAGGGCATCTCAGGGGAATATTGTATCGAAATATCCCGTCAAAAAGATTTCGTTCAAAAGCGCTGGTGTATCGACACTGGCAGGACGTAAAATATGGTACGACGAAATCCTTAAACGTTTGAATGTCGATGAAAGAGGTAAATATCTGGGTGAATTTGACGGAGAAGACAAAATACTGGTTGTACTATCAGACGGCTCATATGAGTTGTCCAACTTTGATCTGAGTAATCACTTTGATGAGAAGATGATTCGTATTGAGAAGTTCTACCCTGACCATGTATATTCTGCGATTCATCAGGACGGCAAAAGTGGAACTACTTATGTAAAACGTTTTACATTCGATGACCTTCCGATAGGTAAACGTATGACACTGATCAATGACGAGCCGGGATCTAAGCTGATCGTATTGACCAATGCTGCTGTACCGGTTGTCAAACTGGAGCTCCTCAAAGGAAAATCGCAGACAGAAGAAGTACTGGAACAATCTCTTACTGAGATTATCGATGTAAAAGGTATCAAAGCTCAGGGTAACAGATTATCCTTCCATAATATCAGGAAAATTGAGCTGATTACACCGGAAGAGGATCTGACTTTAATAAAAGAAAAAGCAGCAAACGAAGCCGTTGCCCAAGCAACCGGAGAAGAGGCTAAATCAGATGAATCCGGAAATGTTGAGGCATCAGACGACAAAGGAACGTCTGCGGATTCCGGAATCAAACTGGAGATTACAAATCCGGATGATATACAGATAGATGATAAGGGACAGATGGGATTATTTTAA
- a CDS encoding efflux transporter outer membrane subunit, whose amino-acid sequence MRSIINHIAMCIGTAVLLSSCAVGKPYSRPDLATPENYREQVQVTGDTVLLPWKTFFKDPDLVILIERALEKNKDISVAMLNLQQLDLSYKQAKRGLLPTLNLAVGASRVYQSRNSLNGSLSEQFTGEKYMDDFSATLTASWEADIWGKVRLQKEAARANYLMQQENLTALKTRIIVQVAQAYYNLITLDEQLKIAANNIELSEETLQMIRLQFQSAQVNSLGVEQAEAQKKNAELLVPLAKQNIAIQENALSILCGAYPDRIDRSAGLETYSLEENFPVGVPALLLSRRPDLKVAEYAVVVANANVGLNKVAMYPSISLTPSIGANSFKFNNWFDLPGSLVKNIAGNITQPIFQKKELQTNYEQAKIEQQKTAEQFRQSVMNAVAEVSDAMAKAQYTNERVGLVKQRKASLEKAVNDAMLLYKSGMATYLEVITAQNNSLQNDLEAINIQKEKYDAMTELYRALGGGTE is encoded by the coding sequence ATGAGATCAATCATCAATCATATCGCCATGTGCATAGGAACAGCAGTGTTGCTATCCTCCTGTGCGGTTGGTAAACCATATAGTCGTCCGGATCTGGCCACACCGGAAAATTACAGAGAACAGGTACAGGTGACAGGAGATACTGTTCTGTTGCCATGGAAGACCTTTTTTAAAGATCCTGATCTTGTCATATTGATAGAAAGGGCATTAGAAAAGAATAAAGATATTTCAGTTGCTATGCTGAATCTGCAACAATTGGATTTATCCTATAAGCAGGCTAAGCGGGGATTGCTGCCAACACTTAATCTTGCTGTAGGAGCATCCCGTGTCTATCAGTCCAGGAATTCCCTGAACGGATCTCTGAGTGAACAGTTTACAGGAGAAAAATACATGGATGATTTTTCTGCAACACTTACAGCATCATGGGAAGCAGATATCTGGGGAAAAGTGCGCCTGCAGAAAGAAGCTGCCAGAGCAAATTATCTGATGCAGCAGGAAAACCTGACCGCACTGAAAACCCGTATTATCGTGCAAGTTGCGCAAGCCTACTATAATCTGATCACATTAGATGAACAGCTGAAAATTGCAGCAAATAATATCGAGCTCAGTGAGGAGACATTGCAGATGATCAGACTTCAGTTTCAATCTGCCCAGGTCAACTCATTAGGAGTAGAACAGGCCGAAGCACAGAAAAAAAACGCTGAGTTACTGGTTCCTTTAGCCAAACAGAATATCGCCATACAGGAAAATGCGTTGAGTATTCTGTGCGGTGCATATCCGGATCGGATTGACCGTTCTGCAGGATTGGAAACATACAGCCTTGAAGAGAATTTTCCGGTAGGTGTACCTGCACTGCTATTAAGCAGAAGACCTGATCTGAAAGTAGCAGAATATGCTGTCGTAGTGGCAAATGCCAATGTAGGATTGAACAAAGTAGCGATGTATCCTTCCATCAGTCTCACTCCTTCCATCGGAGCCAACTCCTTCAAGTTTAATAACTGGTTTGACCTTCCGGGATCATTGGTGAAGAATATTGCCGGAAATATTACGCAACCTATATTTCAGAAGAAAGAACTTCAAACAAACTACGAGCAGGCAAAAATAGAACAGCAGAAAACAGCCGAACAATTTCGCCAGTCTGTCATGAATGCTGTAGCTGAAGTATCAGATGCTATGGCCAAAGCACAATATACAAACGAACGTGTAGGTCTGGTAAAACAACGGAAAGCCTCTTTGGAAAAGGCCGTAAACGATGCAATGCTGTTATACAAAAGTGGTATGGCAACCTACCTGGAAGTCATTACGGCACAGAATAATTCCTTACAGAACGATCTGGAAGCAATCAATATACAGAAAGAAAAATATGATGCCATGACAGAGCTATACAGAGCATTGGGTGGTGGTACAGAATAA